In Triticum urartu cultivar G1812 chromosome 6, Tu2.1, whole genome shotgun sequence, the following proteins share a genomic window:
- the LOC125515179 gene encoding uncharacterized protein LOC125515179, which translates to MSPPGQTAAESGKPAKPLVQRWEYSLRKYLLLLATLVVTVTYSAGFNAPGGVWQAAHDGQPAGDPIIRYTHYHRYLAFFYCNATAFTASLVVIVLILILAIRHDKDEKDTLWVVVPLRIFMMLDLLSLVGAYGAGTCQDKISTVYSVVLVAIVFLYVAILKLLDLNWWCAVNQPPLGSSAVKEPKLEERLRKVLMLLATFAVSITYVAGLNTPGGFWDSTGDGHRPGDAILKDHHKMRLTVFLLCNTTAFVASLLITMLLIIDSKKLRAWSIVLYACIIVALLGLVGAYAAGSCRKAGTTAKVVSLAGAALALAYLLLYTLPFKCSSCCSSTAKSTDATQHSAGEALDKARSLVLLLATLAATITYTAGLDPPGGVWQENGNGHMASDPILLTTNARRYKAFFYCNSVAFVVSLVAIVLVQTEKLVEHHVLEAAMILDLFGLIGAYAAGSCRDVSTSIYAMALAGAVLVYVVIHVVFFTLDHKDKGNNDQEDRSLEKRRKRLLLFAILAATITYQAGLTPPGGFLLQDDELGHHAGDPVLLYNYPARYNAFFYCNSVSFMLSIALIILLVNPNLYRPAIRSNALSVCTAVGLFCLMGAYAAGSTQHLKTSIYIFVLVAVVLVVAVVLLLVFFLLKRNDSDSEKGQLTDQNKEERKDVEENNGDKEERKGEIEENNEDKEERKKEVEEKKKERKKHARRKYLMLLGILVASVAYQAGLKPPGGAWQSNNDGYEAGNPVMHDNRRPRYLAFFYSNSISFMSSIVVIIMLLPQWLPKEKGEWEKWSLRVMNWTIRLDLFALLVAYAAGSSRGWKTSVYVGTLIIAVLAYFAIHMMLSCIVRGREKTPGTSAA; encoded by the exons ATGAGTCCGCCCGGCCAGACAGCGGCGGAATCTGGGAAGCCGGCAAAGCCCCTCGTGCAGCGATGGGAGTACAGCCTGCGGAAGTACCTCCTGCTGCTGGCCACCCTGGTGGTCACCGTCACGTACTCGGCCGGCTTCAACGCCCCGGGAGGCGTCTGGCAGGCGGCCCACGACGGCCAGCCcgccggcgaccccatcatccgctACACCCACTACCACCGCTACCTCGCCTTCTTCTACTGCAACGCCACCGCCTTCACCGCATCGCTCGTGGTcatcgtcctcatcctcatcctcgCCATCCGGCACGACAAGGACGAGAAGGATACCCTCTGGGTCGTCGTGCCCCTGAGGATCTTCATGATGCTGGACCTCCTCAGCCTCGTGGGCGCGTACGGCGCCGGCACCTGCCAGGACAAGATCTCCACCGTCTACTCTGTGGTGCTGGTGGCTATAGTCTTCCTCTACGTCGCCATTCTCAAGTTGCTGGATCTGAACTGGTGGTGTGCGGTCAACCAACCCCCCTTGGGCTCCAGCGCTGTGAAGGAGCCGAAACTCGAAGAACGGCTCCGCAAGGTCCTGATGCTCCTCGCGACCTTCGCGGTGAGCATCACGTACGTCGCCGGGCTGAACACACCGGGTGGCTTCTGGGACAGCACCGGGGACGGCCACCGCCCGGGTGACGCGATCCTCAAGGACCACCACAAAATGCGCCTGACGGTGTTCTTACTCTGCAACACCACGGCGTTCGTGGCGTCCCTCCTCATCACCATGCTGCTCATCATTGACAGCAAGAAGCTCCGTGCTTGGTCTATCGTCCTCTACGCGTGCATCATCGTCGCGCTTCTCGGCCTCGTAGGCGCATACGCCGCTGGCAGCTGCAGGAAAGCTGGCACCACCGCCAAAGTGGTCAGCCTGGCTGGCGCCGCTCTGGCATTGGCATACTTGCTACTTTACACTTTGCCGTTTAAATGCTCGTCTTGTTGTTCCAGTACGGCAAAATCAACTGATGCAACTCAGCACAG TGCTGGGGAGGCTCTGGACAAGGCTCGCTCTCTTGTTCTACTCCTCGCCACTCTTGCGGCCACCATCACCTACACAGCAGGGTTGGACCCGCCGGGTGGCGTTTGGCAAGAGAACGGCAACGGGCACATGGCCAGCGACCCGATTCTCCTCACGACAAACGCTAGGAGGTACAAGGCCTTCTTCTACTGCAACTCGGTTGCGTTCGTGGTCTCCTTGGTGGCCATCGTACTGGTCCAGACAGAGAAGCTGGTTGAGCACCACGTGCTGGAGGCAGCCATGATACTCGACCTGTTTGGCCTCATTGGCGCTTATGCTGCCGGGAGCTGCCGGGACGTGAGCACCTCCATTTATGCCATGGCCTTGGCAGGTGCTGTCCTGGTCTATGTGGTGATCCATGTCGTTTTCTTCACACTGGACCACAAGGACAAGGGAAATAACGACCAAGAAGATCGGTCGCTGGAGAAGAGGCGCAAACGGTTGCTCCTCTTCGCAATCTTGGCCGCGACCATAACCTATCAAGCCGGCCTCACCCCTCCTGGCGGCTTCTTGCTCCAGGACGACGAGCTCGGACACCACGCTGGCGACCCGGTCCTCTTGTACAACTACCCAGCCCGCTACAACGCCTTCTTCTACTGCAATTCGGTGAGCTTCATGCTGTCCATCGCCCTCATCATCCTCCTGGTGAACCCCAATCTGTACAGGCCAGCCATACGAAGCAATGCGCTATCTGTTTGTACGGCGGTGGGTTTGTTTTGTTTGATGGGAGCCTACGCCGCCGGAAGCACGCAACACCTCAAGACATCCATTTACATCTTCGTGTTGGTGGCTGTGGTCCTCGTCGTTGCAGTCGTACTGCTGCTAGTATTTTTTCTGCTGAAGAGAAATGACAGTGATTCAGAAAAAGGGCAACTCACCGATCAGAACAAAGAAGAAAGGAAGGATGTAGAAGAAAATAACGGAGATAAagaagaaaggaagggggagatAGAAGAAAATAATGAGGATAAAGAAGAAAGGAAGAAGGAGGTAGAAgaaaagaagaaggaaaggaagaagCACGCGAGGCGCAAATACCTGATGCTACTAGGCATCCTGGTGGCGAGTGTAGCCTACCAGGCTGGTCTGAAACCGCCGGGCGGAGCGTGGCAAAGCAACAATGACGGGTACGAGGCAGGCAACCCGGTGATGCATGACAACAGGAGGCCCCGGTACCTTGCCTTCTTCTATAGCAACTCCATTTCCTTTATGTCTTCTATCGTTGTCATCATCATGTTGCTACCGCAATGGCTGCCAAAGGAGAAAGGAGAATGGGAGAAATGGTCGCTGAGGGTGATGAACTGGACGATCCGGCTTGATTTGTTTGCTCTCCTAGTGGCCTATGCAGCTGGCTCAAGCAGGGGGTGGAAAACGTCTGTTTATGTCGGCACGCTCATCATTGCTGTGCTGGCCTACTTTGCAATCCATATGATGCTGTCATGTATTGTTCGCGGCCGTGAGAAGACCCCAGGCACGTCTGCAGCGTAG